In the Scomber japonicus isolate fScoJap1 chromosome 18, fScoJap1.pri, whole genome shotgun sequence genome, one interval contains:
- the syngr1a gene encoding synaptogyrin-1a — protein MDGFQAYGAGKSGGTFDPQTFIRQPQTLIRILCWVFSIVVLGCVANEGYLNRPDEVEEFCIFNRNNNACNYAVTIGTLCFLCSSSFLALDIYFPQISGVKDRKKAVIADIGVSAFWSLLWFVGFCFIANQWQVSKEEDNPLQEGATAARATIAFSFFSVLTWAVQCLLAVYRWKLGSDSVTFNQDYIDPAQPEVTQEVPPTEEWSVGA, from the exons ATGGACGGGTTTCAGGCGTATGGAGCCGGAAAGTCGGGAGGAACCTTCGACCCCCAAACCTTCATTAGACAACCGCAGACCCTGATCAGGATCCTCTgctgg GTGTTCTCCATCGTGGTTCTGGGCTGCGTGGCTAATGAGGGTTACCTGAACCGGCCTGACGAGGTAGAGGAGTTCTGCATCTTCAACCGCAACAACAATGCCTGTAACTACGCCGTTACCATAGGAACGCTCTGCTTcctgtgcagcagcagcttcctgGCGCTGGACATCTACTTCCCCCAGATCAGCGGTgtgaaggacaggaagaaggccGTCATTGCTGACATCGGGGTGTCAG CCTTCTGGTCCCTGCTGTGGTTCGTGGGGTTCTGCTTCATAGCCAATCAGTGGCAAGTTTCCAAAGAGGAGGACAACCCTCTGCAGGAAGGAGCCACCGCCGCCAGGGCCACCATcgccttctccttcttctctgtgTTGACCTGG GCGGTGCAGTGCCTGCTCGCCGTCTACAGGTGGAAACTCGGCTCCGACTCCGTCACCTTCAACCAGGACTACATCGACCCCGCCCAGCCGGAAGTCACACAGGAAGTCCCGCCCACTGAGGAGTGGAGCGTCGGGGCTTAG